Proteins from a genomic interval of uncultured Methanocorpusculum sp.:
- a CDS encoding methanogenesis marker 5 protein codes for MAKVFIYPATSLILSDLVARFGHEPLGSALSIREHVQTPGFDSPPIQMTSEDPQKGLKWAAVEVPSGIRGRMALYGPLVEEAEAAIIIDEPDLAFGCMGCARTNELLVFMLREKEMPKLELRYPASKEEGVTFVAKIKQFLNELEVKK; via the coding sequence ATGGCAAAAGTATTCATCTATCCGGCAACCAGCCTCATCTTATCCGACCTTGTAGCGAGGTTCGGCCACGAACCGCTCGGCTCGGCTCTTTCGATCCGTGAACATGTCCAGACACCGGGATTCGATTCACCGCCTATCCAGATGACCTCGGAGGATCCGCAGAAAGGACTGAAATGGGCGGCGGTCGAGGTTCCGTCAGGTATTCGCGGACGAATGGCTCTTTACGGCCCCTTAGTCGAAGAGGCGGAAGCAGCCATCATCATCGACGAACCGGATCTTGCCTTCGGATGCATGGGCTGCGCACGAACGAACGAGCTTTTAGTGTTCATGCTCAGGGAAAAGGAGATGCCCAAACTGGAACTGAGATATCCGGCATCCAAAGAGGAGGGTGTGACGTTCGTTGCAAAAATCAAACAGTTCTTAAATGAGCTGGAGGTCAAAAAATGA
- a CDS encoding methanogenesis marker 15 protein produces the protein MSAKEQPVRIAQITCGAEYSGIQNEITSAAETVGAKMFYPDVALKDVKRAYKDFGLPVKSPDLKLAIARAQAIVEGRIEADGIFIASCFRCAEAAIVRNELRRYIVENSKIPVVSYSFNERTGASTLLTRLEALSTIAKRRALMAREVQVGTTMGVDSGSSTTKCIIMQDNEIIGTGWRPTTDVLKSADDVVSLALKESGLKLSDIEAVGTTGYGRFLVGKHIKADLIQEELTVNSKGAVYLANAQKGFATVIDIGGMDNKAISVKDGIPGSFTMGGICAGASGRFLEMTSKRLGIDITELGALSMESEGGENVPMNSYCIVFGTQSLVNALAAGYKPADVAAAACHSVAQQVYEQQLQEVDIKEPVIMVGGSSLIQGLVRAMGRMLRTEVVVPHHAQYIGAVGGALLSSGFVDKKVKEA, from the coding sequence ATGAGTGCGAAAGAACAGCCCGTACGGATCGCCCAGATCACCTGCGGCGCAGAATACAGCGGGATCCAAAACGAGATCACTTCTGCGGCGGAGACCGTCGGAGCAAAGATGTTTTACCCGGACGTTGCCTTAAAGGACGTCAAACGCGCCTACAAGGACTTCGGTCTTCCGGTAAAAAGCCCGGATCTGAAACTCGCCATCGCCCGTGCCCAGGCGATCGTTGAAGGAAGGATCGAGGCGGACGGAATCTTCATCGCAAGCTGCTTCCGCTGTGCGGAGGCTGCGATCGTCCGAAACGAACTCCGCAGATACATCGTGGAAAACTCGAAGATCCCGGTCGTCTCCTACTCGTTCAACGAACGGACCGGTGCATCCACTCTTCTGACCAGGCTCGAAGCATTATCCACAATCGCAAAACGCCGTGCACTGATGGCCCGCGAGGTCCAGGTCGGGACAACGATGGGTGTCGACTCAGGTTCCTCGACCACCAAATGCATCATCATGCAGGACAACGAGATCATTGGAACCGGCTGGAGACCGACCACTGATGTTCTGAAAAGTGCTGACGACGTCGTGTCCCTGGCATTAAAGGAGTCTGGACTCAAACTCTCCGACATCGAGGCCGTTGGAACAACCGGATACGGAAGGTTCCTAGTCGGCAAACACATCAAAGCCGATCTTATCCAGGAAGAACTTACCGTCAACTCGAAGGGAGCTGTGTATCTTGCAAATGCCCAGAAAGGATTTGCCACCGTGATTGATATCGGCGGTATGGATAACAAGGCCATCAGTGTAAAAGACGGAATCCCCGGTTCCTTTACGATGGGAGGCATCTGCGCCGGAGCCTCGGGACGGTTCCTCGAGATGACGTCCAAACGCCTTGGAATCGACATCACCGAACTCGGCGCACTCTCGATGGAAAGCGAAGGCGGCGAGAATGTGCCGATGAACAGTTATTGTATCGTCTTTGGAACGCAGTCTCTCGTCAATGCTTTGGCGGCGGGATACAAACCCGCAGATGTTGCCGCGGCGGCGTGTCACAGTGTAGCTCAGCAGGTGTACGAACAGCAGCTCCAGGAAGTCGATATCAAAGAACCGGTCATCATGGTCGGCGGATCGTCGCTCATTCAGGGACTTGTCCGTGCCATGGGCCGGATGCTCAGAACCGAGGTCGTCGTGCCCCATCACGCCCAGTACATCGGGGCGGTCGGCGGGGCACTGCTTTCCTCGGGATTCGTCGATAAAAAGGTGAAGGAGGCGTAA
- a CDS encoding methanogenesis marker 17 protein codes for MAGLDYFEVECTEDGSDNYIKIATTVLQDHNLLSIVEGLHIYIDPKYPLFVATGFIRPPRSVIKVSDVGNVLLQDDQATIAVGDETYLAAMLKMLWAKLGHDNVDQPDRFTVIIKNTEIQKDLRDWVVIDPSQSLFKDLIYAIQVIAPEGFKVRRENYGKNRFSYAASENTLPAKDIEKIIAERFEKMEEALK; via the coding sequence ATGGCTGGTTTGGACTACTTCGAGGTGGAATGCACCGAAGACGGGTCGGACAACTATATCAAAATCGCCACAACCGTACTGCAGGATCACAACCTCCTCAGTATCGTGGAAGGACTGCACATCTACATCGATCCGAAGTATCCCCTGTTCGTGGCAACGGGATTCATCCGCCCGCCGCGTTCCGTGATAAAAGTCTCGGATGTGGGCAATGTACTGCTTCAGGATGATCAGGCAACGATCGCGGTCGGAGATGAGACCTATCTTGCCGCGATGCTGAAGATGCTATGGGCCAAACTCGGACACGACAATGTCGATCAGCCCGACCGGTTCACGGTGATCATCAAAAATACGGAGATCCAAAAGGACCTGCGAGACTGGGTGGTTATCGATCCGTCCCAGTCGCTCTTTAAGGATCTGATCTACGCGATCCAGGTAATCGCACCCGAAGGCTTCAAAGTCCGGCGCGAAAACTACGGAAAGAACCGGTTTTCCTATGCGGCAAGCGAAAACACCCTTCCGGCGAAAGATATCGAGAAAATCATCGCCGAAAGATTCGAGAAGATGGAGGAGGCGCTGAAATGA
- a CDS encoding methanogenesis marker 7 protein codes for MILVPITYKGGVYRLDEVIDYIEDLGGYIVQRHNIASEVVLQVLMPKEDIKRLITFSWPLAGEIQESPLVGTEIAVVIPSLEIHHLPHSACDVAEYLRSHGSKSNMLGMARGFGKRIAQMNDEERDLINEHDLAIFILGNFASCIETKFPKFRPGITVPIILTGGPDREILEKQTDPPIAGYVGGLGRFMHRTQTEADIHRLDLVIEEVKKVIELRRQEIANDPLSVSPARLQALIKQELPEIEEVYSPSPIAVQLNGLRVKLSYPVYAQKVRDLVIEDEIKVGDVADVLPSRMRDYILIRIKPLSETNIVV; via the coding sequence ATGATACTTGTCCCGATCACCTACAAAGGAGGAGTGTATCGTCTCGACGAGGTCATCGATTACATCGAGGATCTGGGCGGCTACATCGTCCAGAGACATAACATTGCAAGCGAGGTCGTCTTGCAGGTCCTTATGCCCAAGGAGGACATCAAACGGCTCATCACCTTTTCCTGGCCTCTTGCGGGAGAGATCCAGGAATCGCCGCTTGTCGGGACCGAGATCGCAGTGGTCATACCAAGTCTCGAGATCCACCACCTTCCCCATTCGGCATGCGATGTTGCCGAGTATCTGCGAAGCCACGGTTCCAAATCGAACATGCTTGGGATGGCACGCGGATTTGGAAAACGCATCGCCCAGATGAACGACGAGGAGCGGGATCTGATCAACGAACATGATCTGGCGATCTTCATTCTCGGCAACTTTGCCTCCTGTATCGAAACGAAGTTCCCGAAGTTTCGGCCGGGGATCACCGTTCCCATCATCCTGACCGGAGGGCCGGACAGGGAGATCCTCGAAAAACAGACCGACCCGCCGATTGCCGGATACGTCGGCGGCCTAGGACGTTTTATGCACAGGACCCAGACCGAGGCAGATATTCACCGGCTCGACCTGGTAATCGAAGAGGTGAAAAAAGTCATCGAGTTACGCCGGCAGGAGATCGCAAACGATCCACTCTCGGTCTCGCCCGCAAGACTCCAGGCGCTGATCAAACAGGAACTTCCGGAGATCGAAGAGGTCTACTCTCCCTCTCCGATCGCAGTCCAGCTCAATGGTCTGCGGGTTAAACTTTCATACCCCGTCTATGCACAAAAGGTCCGCGATCTGGTGATCGAGGATGAAATAAAGGTCGGCGATGTGGCGGATGTTCTGCCGTCACGCATGCGGGATTATATTCTGATCCGCATAAAGCCGCTTTCGGAAACAAACATTGTGGTATAA
- a CDS encoding carboxymuconolactone decarboxylase family protein: MVEIDKTFEEAIAEVQTNGAKQTAVDWLAKIEEEYGRSPLIYQKLEDNPEALISHLLYKNAVTRAGALPPKTVELISLAVGAALRCDHCTTYHMQVAKKMGITKEEILEAVLIAGLLANSSVLAHAYRLVVPEKEPCAGTCSMQ; this comes from the coding sequence ATGGTAGAGATCGACAAGACTTTTGAGGAGGCAATCGCCGAAGTACAAACGAACGGGGCAAAACAGACTGCTGTCGACTGGCTCGCAAAGATCGAAGAAGAGTATGGAAGGTCGCCTCTGATCTATCAGAAACTTGAGGACAATCCCGAGGCGCTGATCTCGCACCTTCTCTATAAAAATGCGGTGACACGGGCAGGGGCACTGCCGCCGAAGACGGTGGAACTCATCAGTCTGGCAGTCGGCGCAGCCTTACGCTGCGATCACTGTACAACCTATCATATGCAGGTTGCAAAGAAGATGGGAATCACCAAAGAAGAGATCTTAGAAGCGGTTCTGATCGCAGGTCTTCTTGCAAACTCCTCGGTTCTTGCACACGCCTACCGTCTGGTCGTGCCGGAAAAGGAACCCTGTGCAGGGACCTGTTCGATGCAATAA
- a CDS encoding ABC transporter ATP-binding protein codes for MSVSVKNLSFSYGKKLPLVLEDISFSASEGDLLAVLGPNGVGKSTMFRCMLGFLQHYSGDILLNGTNIKTLTHKDIAKKIAYIPQSTYPVFNYSVLDVVLMGLTNQLRLLSAPNQDHIDEAYTAMESLGIAHLRDAGYGEISGGERQLALIARALVQKAKILIMDEPTANLDYGNQFRVMCRIADLTKEGYIIILSTHNPDHAFLYANRVMMIQNGKVIADGEPGDVLDAKLIKNVYGVDVHIEEFQSTTRHHKLCIPIEGGVQNGPEPGMEKDSVRKN; via the coding sequence ATGAGCGTCAGCGTGAAAAATCTGAGTTTTTCCTATGGAAAAAAACTGCCTTTAGTCCTGGAAGACATCTCGTTCTCAGCCAGCGAAGGGGATCTTCTTGCCGTTCTCGGTCCAAACGGTGTCGGAAAAAGTACCATGTTCCGCTGCATGTTAGGCTTTCTTCAGCATTATTCGGGGGATATCTTACTCAACGGAACCAATATCAAAACCCTGACCCACAAAGACATCGCTAAAAAGATCGCTTATATCCCCCAGTCCACGTATCCCGTGTTCAATTATTCCGTTCTGGATGTGGTGCTTATGGGCCTCACCAATCAGCTTCGACTTTTATCCGCACCAAATCAGGATCATATAGATGAGGCGTATACGGCGATGGAAAGTCTGGGTATCGCCCACCTGCGTGATGCCGGTTACGGCGAGATAAGCGGGGGAGAGCGCCAGCTGGCTCTTATCGCCCGTGCCCTTGTCCAAAAGGCGAAGATCCTCATCATGGATGAACCCACAGCAAATCTCGATTACGGAAATCAGTTCAGGGTGATGTGCCGCATCGCGGATCTTACCAAAGAAGGATACATCATTATCCTTTCCACCCATAATCCGGATCATGCTTTCCTGTATGCAAACCGGGTCATGATGATACAGAACGGAAAAGTGATCGCTGACGGGGAGCCGGGCGATGTTCTGGATGCAAAACTCATCAAGAATGTTTACGGCGTGGATGTCCATATCGAAGAGTTTCAGTCGACAACACGCCATCACAAACTCTGTATTCCTATCGAAGGAGGAGTACAGAACGGGCCAGAACCCGGGATGGAAAAAGATTCGGTTAGGAAAAATTAG
- a CDS encoding iron ABC transporter permease encodes MRDTSRTKVMPPREMPNYKLRFILLTLAVLLCVLISFAVGRFSISLDNVLLIFVSSVYDFFSSLSTNFISFILGPFPLIRDSLLAVQFPFFPITETWDYAMYSVVMNIRLPRIIAALLVGAALSTAGAAYQGMFQNPLVSPDILGASAGAGFGAALAIYLSLGSGMITTLAFAGGIIAVSVAYAVSRMAKGSATLSMVLGGILVGSLFSVAISYIKLVADTTEQLPAITYWLMGGLGGVTMNDVLFAGVIIILGTLPIFLLRWRMNVLTLGEDEAKSLGVNTHRLRLIVIICATLITAVAVSISGIIGWVGLVIPHFCRMLFGYDYRRIVPDAIIMGGGFLLLVDDFARTISTTEVPIGILTAFIGAPIFAYLLIMGGKRS; translated from the coding sequence ATGCGTGATACCAGCCGAACCAAAGTGATGCCTCCCAGAGAGATGCCGAATTACAAACTTCGCTTCATTCTTCTCACACTTGCGGTTCTGCTCTGTGTCCTGATCTCATTTGCGGTAGGAAGATTTTCCATATCCCTCGATAATGTTCTCTTAATCTTTGTATCTTCCGTGTATGATTTCTTTTCATCTCTTTCAACGAACTTCATCTCTTTCATTTTAGGCCCGTTCCCCCTGATACGTGATTCTTTACTGGCCGTTCAGTTCCCGTTTTTCCCAATCACCGAAACATGGGATTATGCGATGTACAGTGTGGTCATGAATATCCGGCTTCCAAGAATTATTGCAGCTCTTCTTGTAGGTGCGGCACTGTCGACTGCCGGTGCGGCTTATCAGGGAATGTTTCAAAATCCGCTTGTATCTCCCGATATCCTCGGAGCTTCGGCCGGTGCGGGTTTTGGAGCGGCTCTTGCGATTTATCTCTCTCTTGGCAGCGGGATGATCACGACTCTTGCCTTTGCCGGCGGTATTATCGCCGTATCGGTTGCCTATGCGGTCAGTCGTATGGCAAAAGGCAGTGCTACCCTTAGTATGGTTCTTGGGGGTATCCTTGTCGGCAGTCTCTTTTCCGTGGCGATCTCCTATATCAAACTGGTAGCGGACACGACCGAACAACTGCCTGCGATTACCTACTGGTTAATGGGCGGTCTTGGAGGGGTCACGATGAATGATGTGCTTTTTGCCGGCGTCATCATTATTCTTGGAACACTGCCGATTTTTCTTCTTCGCTGGCGCATGAATGTTCTCACCCTTGGGGAAGATGAAGCGAAAAGTCTGGGTGTCAATACCCATAGACTTCGGCTCATCGTGATCATCTGTGCCACGCTTATCACCGCCGTTGCCGTTTCTATTTCCGGTATTATCGGCTGGGTCGGCCTTGTGATCCCGCATTTCTGCCGGATGCTTTTTGGCTATGATTACCGGAGAATCGTTCCCGATGCAATTATCATGGGTGGCGGGTTCCTTCTTCTCGTAGACGACTTTGCCCGGACCATTTCCACGACTGAAGTGCCGATCGGCATTCTGACGGCGTTCATCGGGGCGCCGATATTTGCCTATTTACTGATCATGGGGGGAAAACGGTCATGA
- a CDS encoding MFS transporter, with protein sequence METLRLSAKQYIIAITVGIACFLPPFIGEATNIALPNMLAGLGYTMGPDYWSLYGWILTVYLLTSTIFLIPAARLADKFSKKWFFSIGVLLLGVGSLGVGMSTSGEMVLAMRTIEGIGNALMFGSAIALLASAVKVELRGTAIGIAMTGVFLGQLAGPLLAGALTDVFGWSMVYHILCPVALLSFFLAIPFIPRDHPTDKGPYDWIGALLFMGGMGFALYGFSKQPNTDALALLISGIFLLIAFFFYEKRNKNPLIPINLILHNRQFTFNNSANLLYYVAIYAMGSLVSLYMTNVWGITDALPRALIVTTQGLILVLFTIVAGRFYDHLLPRWLLAFGVLFTIGGITGAWIMGVPSTGTLWLIGAILCASVAAFGIGSLILTGIDRFIKNAPPKYATTTGLLLISIGMIILLTCGTETAIWSMIAVQAFFGVGIAIFVTPNSTAIMNSVTPQEFGMASGTLSTTRMLGMAISIGIVSILKNIFLSGTSDNYAASFLQMMDGTIIAALVVLVLAMIFSWTAGSRRKA encoded by the coding sequence ATGGAGACATTGCGTCTGAGTGCAAAACAGTATATTATTGCCATAACAGTCGGAATTGCCTGTTTTTTACCCCCGTTCATCGGAGAAGCGACAAACATCGCCCTCCCGAATATGCTTGCTGGACTGGGATATACTATGGGACCAGACTACTGGAGTCTGTACGGCTGGATCCTGACCGTTTATCTGCTGACATCCACGATTTTTCTTATACCTGCCGCAAGACTTGCCGATAAATTCAGCAAGAAGTGGTTCTTCAGTATCGGTGTCCTTCTTCTAGGAGTAGGATCGCTTGGTGTTGGAATGTCGACTTCCGGCGAAATGGTCCTTGCCATGCGTACGATCGAAGGTATCGGAAACGCCCTGATGTTTGGAAGCGCGATAGCATTGCTCGCATCGGCCGTAAAAGTAGAACTCCGGGGAACCGCGATTGGTATCGCGATGACCGGCGTGTTCCTTGGCCAGCTCGCGGGCCCTCTGCTTGCCGGCGCTCTCACAGATGTCTTTGGCTGGTCGATGGTGTATCATATCCTCTGTCCGGTGGCACTTCTCTCGTTTTTCCTTGCCATTCCTTTCATCCCGCGGGATCATCCAACCGACAAGGGACCATACGACTGGATCGGTGCCCTGCTCTTTATGGGCGGCATGGGTTTTGCCCTCTACGGATTTTCCAAACAGCCGAACACGGATGCGCTCGCACTTCTTATCTCCGGGATCTTTCTGTTGATCGCGTTCTTCTTCTATGAAAAGAGGAATAAAAATCCCCTCATCCCGATCAATCTGATCCTCCACAACAGACAATTCACCTTCAATAACTCCGCAAATCTGCTGTATTATGTAGCGATCTATGCGATGGGTTCTTTGGTCTCGCTCTATATGACGAATGTCTGGGGGATCACGGACGCACTGCCCCGTGCTTTGATCGTGACAACGCAAGGGTTGATTCTCGTGCTCTTTACGATCGTTGCCGGCAGATTCTACGACCATCTTCTCCCAAGATGGCTTCTCGCATTCGGCGTACTTTTCACGATCGGCGGTATTACCGGAGCATGGATAATGGGAGTTCCCTCCACCGGAACCCTCTGGCTGATTGGAGCGATCCTCTGCGCAAGCGTCGCGGCATTCGGTATCGGATCTCTGATCCTCACCGGAATAGACCGATTTATCAAAAATGCCCCGCCGAAGTATGCAACGACCACGGGACTTCTCCTCATCAGTATCGGAATGATCATCCTTCTTACCTGCGGGACCGAGACCGCGATCTGGAGCATGATCGCCGTCCAGGCATTCTTCGGGGTAGGTATCGCCATATTCGTCACGCCGAACAGTACGGCGATCATGAACTCCGTGACGCCTCAGGAATTCGGTATGGCGTCCGGGACCCTTTCCACGACCAGAATGCTTGGCATGGCGATCTCGATCGGGATCGTTTCCATTCTGAAAAACATCTTCCTTTCCGGGACATCTGACAACTACGCGGCCTCCTTCCTCCAGATGATGGACGGGACCATTATTGCCGCACTCGTCGTTTTAGTCCTCGCGATGATCTTTTCCTGGACCGCGGGGTCGAGAAGGAAAGCATAA
- a CDS encoding aldehyde dehydrogenase family protein, producing MSIESHRFFFDTGNTLPIHRRVLALQKLRTSIETHEPEITAALFSDLGKCPFEAYAFEIAPVLHEIDYLIKHTKKILKQEKVRSPLMIFPAKTVIRHDPFGLALLLSPWNYPFHLFMLPLAGIVAGGNVVIGKTSRRSPETGKIIRTILAEVFPEEWVSVEDEVDLDAHYDYIFFTGGKDTGKMIAEKAAAHLTPVTLELGGKNACIVDETADIPVAAKRIAWGKFANSGQTCIAPDYLLIHKSVRDQLVTKVKEEVVTLYGSNPATNGDYGKIVTKDAYDRLVSFETAENLIFRAGEHNPDGRKVAPTILSANLSDPVMQNEIFGPILPVLVWERKDELEQMIKKEPLALYIFSENETFRNHLIDHNPSGGVCINDVMMQVANQNAPFGGVGTSGMGKYHGKDSLETYTRKRTVVIKKTKPDPKIRYPPYTDKTLNMVKKWRKLLF from the coding sequence ATGTCCATTGAATCACACCGGTTTTTTTTCGACACCGGAAATACTCTCCCTATTCATCGCAGAGTCTTAGCTTTGCAGAAACTCCGGACATCCATCGAAACCCATGAGCCGGAAATTACGGCGGCCCTGTTTTCGGATCTTGGAAAATGTCCCTTCGAGGCATACGCATTCGAGATCGCACCCGTCCTGCACGAAATCGATTATCTAATCAAACACACGAAAAAGATCCTGAAACAGGAGAAAGTACGTTCCCCTCTGATGATCTTCCCGGCAAAGACCGTCATCCGTCACGACCCGTTCGGTCTTGCCCTCCTTTTGTCCCCGTGGAATTATCCGTTCCATCTCTTTATGCTCCCGCTTGCAGGCATCGTCGCCGGAGGTAATGTCGTTATCGGAAAAACATCCCGGAGATCGCCCGAGACCGGAAAAATTATCCGAACCATCCTCGCCGAAGTATTCCCCGAAGAGTGGGTCAGTGTTGAGGATGAAGTCGATCTGGATGCACATTACGACTACATCTTCTTCACCGGCGGAAAAGACACGGGAAAAATGATCGCCGAAAAGGCGGCGGCCCACTTAACACCGGTGACCCTGGAACTCGGCGGGAAAAATGCCTGCATCGTCGATGAGACCGCAGATATCCCTGTAGCCGCAAAACGGATCGCCTGGGGAAAGTTTGCAAATTCCGGACAGACCTGCATTGCCCCCGACTATCTGCTGATACATAAATCCGTTCGGGATCAGCTCGTAACTAAAGTGAAAGAAGAGGTCGTCACCCTCTACGGAAGTAATCCGGCAACGAACGGAGACTACGGCAAGATCGTCACCAAAGACGCCTACGACCGTCTGGTTTCATTTGAAACAGCGGAGAATCTCATCTTCCGTGCCGGCGAGCACAATCCCGACGGAAGAAAAGTCGCGCCGACGATTTTATCCGCAAATCTTTCCGACCCCGTCATGCAGAACGAGATCTTCGGACCGATCCTCCCGGTCCTCGTGTGGGAGAGAAAGGACGAACTCGAACAGATGATCAAAAAGGAGCCGCTGGCCCTCTACATCTTCTCCGAAAACGAAACCTTCCGCAATCATCTCATCGACCACAACCCGTCGGGCGGGGTCTGCATCAATGATGTCATGATGCAGGTCGCAAACCAGAACGCTCCCTTCGGCGGTGTTGGAACCAGCGGGATGGGAAAATATCACGGGAAGGATTCGCTTGAAACCTACACGCGGAAACGCACGGTCGTGATCAAGAAAACGAAACCTGATCCGAAGATCCGGTATCCTCCATACACCGACAAAACCCTGAACATGGTCAAAAAGTGGAGAAAGCTGCTGTTTTAG
- a CDS encoding DUF357 domain-containing protein, with the protein MLIDAYRKTFAEDSRSEKTVPGGTILGRIADEILEMVSCYASDGRVFYKKGDLVNAVASFAYGYGWLDAGRFLGFLAGSPSAPPKIEDHLPDSLSEHLSEKTYRYQRMLTNALEGVSPSPDPETVMYAAACSILETAGSYLARGAGYLPDDLINALIFFSYGYGWLDCGVRAGLFSISGDRHLFTI; encoded by the coding sequence ATGCTGATTGATGCATACAGGAAAACCTTTGCCGAAGATTCGCGTTCTGAAAAGACCGTCCCGGGCGGCACTATTCTTGGACGGATCGCGGACGAGATCCTCGAGATGGTTTCATGTTATGCATCGGACGGCAGGGTTTTTTACAAAAAAGGCGATCTGGTCAATGCCGTGGCCTCGTTTGCCTACGGGTACGGCTGGCTGGATGCCGGACGCTTTCTCGGGTTCCTTGCAGGTTCGCCGTCGGCTCCCCCGAAAATCGAAGACCATCTCCCGGATTCTCTTTCTGAGCATCTTTCCGAGAAAACCTACCGGTATCAGAGGATGCTGACGAACGCACTGGAAGGGGTTTCCCCCTCGCCCGATCCGGAGACGGTGATGTATGCCGCGGCGTGCAGTATTTTAGAGACCGCCGGCTCGTATCTCGCCCGTGGGGCAGGTTACCTTCCGGACGATCTTATCAACGCTCTGATATTCTTTTCCTACGGATACGGCTGGCTGGACTGCGGGGTTCGTGCCGGTCTGTTTTCGATTTCCGGAGACCGGCATCTGTTTACTATCTAA
- the dph5 gene encoding diphthine synthase — MLTFIGLGLFDESDVSVRGMDAIKSADTVFLEVYTSVLMGASIERLEAVYGKKITPLYREDVEIHADKILDAAESGNAVFLTAGDSMVATTHSDLRIRAADRNIQTKIIHGASITTAVCGLSGLQNYRFGKSVSVPFPYGKWFPMTPIEVISTNLKENLHTLVFLDIQKDKERYMKISEAVDLLEEQARRVDAEIPLYVGIARAGSPEPAVHAGNAEEMKTFDFGSPLHILIVPATLHDIEREYLERFAGLC, encoded by the coding sequence ATGCTGACTTTTATCGGGCTTGGCCTCTTTGACGAATCTGATGTATCGGTCCGGGGTATGGATGCAATAAAATCCGCCGACACGGTTTTTCTGGAAGTGTATACCTCGGTTCTTATGGGTGCCTCGATCGAACGGCTCGAAGCGGTCTACGGAAAGAAGATCACGCCTTTGTACCGGGAGGATGTGGAGATCCATGCGGATAAGATCCTCGATGCGGCAGAGTCCGGAAACGCGGTTTTTCTGACCGCCGGTGACTCCATGGTCGCAACGACCCACTCGGATCTTCGGATCCGGGCGGCCGATCGAAACATCCAGACGAAAATCATTCACGGCGCCTCGATAACGACGGCGGTCTGCGGTCTTTCCGGTCTGCAGAATTACCGGTTCGGCAAATCCGTTTCCGTTCCTTTTCCGTACGGGAAATGGTTCCCGATGACTCCGATAGAAGTCATCTCGACAAATCTGAAGGAAAATCTCCACACGCTCGTGTTTCTGGATATTCAAAAGGACAAGGAACGCTACATGAAAATCTCCGAGGCCGTCGATCTTCTGGAAGAGCAGGCACGCCGCGTGGATGCCGAGATCCCTCTGTATGTAGGTATCGCCCGGGCCGGTTCACCGGAGCCTGCGGTCCATGCGGGAAATGCCGAAGAGATGAAGACGTTTGATTTCGGTTCTCCTCTGCATATTTTAATCGTCCCGGCAACGCTTCACGACATCGAGCGCGAGTATCTGGAGAGGTTTGCGGGTCTATGCTGA